The Phaeocystidibacter marisrubri DNA segment GGGCATCCACCCTGGCATGGGAGCATATTGATTGTGCCCATCGCGCATGGCCTTAGCCACTGCCTCTATCAGTGCTGGATCTGGCTCGAAGTCGGGGAAACCCTGTGACAAATTCACGGCACCATGTTGTTGTGCCAATGCCGACATCTCGGTAAAGATGGTGGTTCCTACTTGAGGTAATTTAGAAGAAATACGTCCTGGGTACTGCATAGAATGAAATGTACGAATAATCCATTGTGGCGTCTTCGCACAACGTCAAGATCTACCCGAAATTTTAGTGAAATAGATAAACCGTTCTTTCTTGATCGTCGGGTCTACCAATGATGTTATTTAAATAGTCGCCTTGAGGCTTCATGGTTCCCTCTTTGCGAATATACCCTTCTGCCAACGGCATACAAACGCCCCAAGAACCACTTTGTGCACAATCGTCAAAATCAACAATTCGAACAGCCGTGTGGTTTTCGGTTACCACTAAACAAGAGGAATACTCTTTGGCCTGCGAGAACACTTCCTCAGCATTCTCTCCTGTGAGTTTAATCACCTTGTCGGCATTCTCAGAGGCATCTAATTTGAGCTCGTCAATCGGGTTACCCTCTGTATTCAAAACAACACTTGGATTCTCAAGAAAAGCTACGGCCATGGATTCTGCTTTATCCGAAGATGGCGTTTCTGAATCATTCGAAGAACAAGCAACTCCGAGTGTAGCTATCAATAAAAAGGAAAAGTACTTCTTCATGAGAGAGGATTTTTTGGTTGCCCGAATATACAAATCCACTCTCGATGGGCGCGATATCCACCCTAATCTGGAAATAGTACAGATAACAGAAGAGCAATTCCGAAACAGATCGCTCCAATTACGGCTACCCAAGGAATGGCCGTTTCATAGCTGATGGAAAAGGCAATCCAAACTAAACAGAACACTAGCATGTACAGGAGTGCTCTCTTTGAATTGCGCTGAACAAAGTTCATCAAGAAGTTTCTCGGACCAAAGAAAATGGGGTCTCTGCGACGGTCTGCATTCCGTTCTTCTTGAATCTTGCGCAAGTGTCGTACTGTAAAATCAGCTTGAATCTCTTGGGGCCTAAAATCCGGGCAACTGTCCGTAAATGTTGGCTTGGCATGCGAAATGGAACAGCGGACGCCTTCCACTTTATCAAATTCTCGCAATTGGCAAGTCATGCACAATTGGAGGCGGGATTTCACATCGGGATACGCACTCATGCACGAGCCGCCTTTCTCTTTTCGCCTAAGGCCAGCCACAAATAGAGGAGTCCGGGCAATATCAAGATTCTGAAGGGAGTCGCTTCCAGCAAATCTGGACGAAGAATCCAAAGGGCAATCATAGCTAAGGTGGAGATAATTCCTCCCAAGAGTTCATTCTTTAGACCCAAGAGGAGTCCCACCGTTACTGCCACTGGAAAGATCATAAACTCCAAAATATCTTTCCAATCCGATTCCATCAATCCCAATCCATCTCCAAACACATCAGAGAGTAAAAAGAAGGCGATAAATGCCGCATAGAGCAGCGACATAGAGCGGGCTACAAAGCGAATAACGTTGGTGATGACTTCAGAATTCATACTCAAAGATATCCATTATGAACAACCCGCTTGCAAAAGTTCTGTAAAAGCAAAGAGGTCCACTTCAAGCAGACCTCCTTGAAGGGAGTGGGTAGTTCACAGGTTGATTACACGAGTGGCAAGCCGCATGGCTCCAGACTCGTAAAGCGTATGCATGAAAACATTCGATGTATAGGCTTTATCAATCCTTCTTCTTTCTGTAGATTCCATAACCAGCAGCAGCGGCGAGTAGAATAGCCAGCCCTCCTATAGGTGCAGGCGTAGATGGATTACCCGGTTGAGCAAGTGCAGGGAGGCTCAGCAAAAGGAGACTCAATACCATGACGAGTGTTGCAAGTCGTGTCATGTCAAATCACTTAAATGAATATCGCGAGGAGTGAGACATTCTAAATATACGTTAAAGATCACTACCTCAGACTCTCCACTTTTCTCTCTTCCCATCCATTTAACTTTTAGCTGAGAAGACGTACCGCCAACCACCTCAAAGAATCATTACCTTTGCTCAAATTCTATATCTATGGTCCAGTCGCGCATCCAAGAGATTATTGAACGCGAAGTAGAAGCAATCCGCAACATTCCCATTGATGGCGTTATTGAGGATGCCATTGATATCATTTACCGTCAGGTTCATGAGAAAGGCGGAAAGGTGGTTGTAAGTGGAATGGGAAAAGCCGGTCAAATTGGTGTGAACATCGCTACCACTTTGAGTTCTACAGGTACACCTGCAATCTTCCTTCACCCTGCTGAATCTCAGCATGGCGATTTGGGAATGGTTCAACCCAATGACGTGATGTTCCTGATCTCCAACTCAGGCAAAACGCGCGAGATCATTGAAATGGAATACTTGGTGAAGCAGCTTCACCCGGGAATTGAGATCATCGGACTCACGGGTTCCTTAGACGGCGATCTCGCCAAGTTTAGCGATGTACTGCTTTACACGGGCGGCCCCAAAGAGGTTTGTCCACTTGGACTTGCACCTACAACATCCACAACCGTGATGACGGTGGTTGGAGATGTATTGGTCGTTCTGCTCGAAGAGCGAATCGGCTTCACCAAAGAACAGTATGCAAAACGCCACCACAGTGGTTACCTGGGAGATTTAGCCCGCAAAAAATAACAACACATGTCGTTTACACTCATTGCTGGCCCTTGTGCCATCGAGAACGAAGAAACTCCAAGACTCATCGCGAAAGAGGTAAAGGCCATTTGCGACGACTTGGGAATACGCTACATTTTTAAGGGCAGCTACCGCAAGGCCAACCGCTCTCGCCTCGACTCCTTCACTGGAATTGGCGACGAAAAGGCACTTGGTATTCTCAAGAGCATTGGTGAAGAATTCGGTATTGACACCATTACGGATATTCACGAATCTCACGAAGCGGAATTGGCAGCCAAGTACGTAGACCACCTCCAGATTCCAGCCTTCCTTTGCCGACAAACAGAATTGTTGATCGCTGCAGGAAACACAGGCAAAGGGGTAAACATCAAGAAAGGACAATTCCTTTCGCCTGAAGCCATGTCATTTCCCGTTGAGAAAGTTCAATCTACCGGAAACAAGAACGTATGGGTTTGCGAAAGAGGTGTAAGCTTCGGCTACAGCGATCTGATTGTTGACGCCACGTCCATTCACCGATTGAAGTCCCACGGAGTACCCGTAATTATGGATTGCACCCACTCGGTTCAAAAGCCGAACAAAACAGAAGGTGTAACGGGGGGTGATCCAAGTATGATTGAAACCATTGCCCTTTCTGCGGCAGCAACAGGCGCCGACGGATTCTTCATCGAAACACACCCTGATCCTAAAACGGCGAAGAGCGATCCGCACACCATGCTGCAACTCGACAAGCTTCGCGGCATTCTAGAAAAAACAATGGCGATCCGTAAAGCCCTCAACCTATGACCACAGCAGAAAATCTCAAGAGCAACCTCGAGTATTTTAGCGGTCGCGATATTGACCTCAGCCAAATTAGCATCACTGCCGTTTTGGACCTTGCTGCGCAATTGAACATTCCGGCAGAAGATCTCCTTCACTGTGATTTGAAGAAGAAAGAAAAGGCGGCCAATATCAAGATGGTCATTATGGATTGCGACGGTGTACTAACCGATGGAAGCATGACCTTCACGGCAAATGGTGATGAACTGAAAACCTTCAATGCGAAGGATGGAATGGGCATCCAACAATTGCACAAAAACGGCATCTTTACTGGAATTCTCTCGGCCGGTGTAGAACCTCGCCCCATTGAAAAAAGAGCAGAAATGCTCGGAATGAAAAAGGTCTACGTGGGCAAGCGCCCAAAGGTTGAAGTCCTCAATGAATGGCTTCACGAATTGGACATCCTTCCAGAAAATGTAGCCTACATTGGTGATGACATCAGCGACCTAGCCGTTATGGAAATCGTTGGATTCACCGCTTGTCCTGCAGATGCAGTCACCAAAGTTCGCGAAGCCGTTGATATCATTCTTCCTCTCAAAGGAGGTGAAGGCGTAGTTCGCGAATGGATTGATCGTTATCTACTCTAATACCCGTGTCACTGCCTAGGTTAAGATATGCACCATCTCCTACGGGACATCTTCACCTGGGCAATTTTGCCACGGCTCTCCTCACTTATCTACGCGCAAAATCCACACAAGGCGCTTTCCTCATTCGCATGGAAGATGTGGACGAGCAGCGTAGCAAGCGCGAATTCGCCGATGGTATTCTGCGCGATCTAGAATGGCTTGGACTCACTTGGGATGAAAGCCCCGTGTTTCAATCAGAACGCTACCACCTGTACGAAGCTGCAATGGAGCAACTGAGAGGTCACACCTATCCTTGTTTCTGTAGCCGAAACGACCTTCAATCACTCGCCTCGGCCCCACATGGCATTTCATCTGAAGGTCCAGATTACCCCGGCTTTTGCAGAGATCTTTCCCCCGAAGAAGTCCTTGCAAACTCCCGTGAAAAGGATCCTTCCATTCGCTTCCGCATCCCTCATCGTTCCTATTCCTACACCGATTTGATTCGAGGTGAAATGGAGTTTGTACCCGGTTGGGGTGGCGATTTCATCATTCGAAGATCCGATGGAATGTGGGCCTATCAATTGGCGTGTACCGTAGACGATCTAGAAATGGGAATAACCCAAGTGATTCGCGGTGCTGATCTAATCGACAGTACTCCACGACAACTTGCATTAATGGACGTCTTACAAGGGAAGGCTCCCGAATATGCACACACACCGCTTTGGATGGGCAGCGATGGGCATAGACTCTCCAAGCGACATGGAGATATCAGTTTGCGAGATTATCGAGAAAGTGGATTTTCAGCGGAACAACTCATCGGATGGATGGCTTACTACTCGGGTTTAACCCCCTCCCTACAATCCATCTCCCTCCCTGAATTACTGGACGTCTTCCGCTGGGAGAATATCCGCAAAAGCGATGTGAGCGTTCAGGTTACATTCGATCGAGCGTAAAGGTCTGTACACCCAAGCTTGGAATATCTTGCGACATCGACATTCGGTAATTGGAAATGAATTCAATGCCAAAGGTCGCCGTATCGCCACCTCTACCCATCAAATAAAGAGTTGAATCATTCGGCATGGAATACGTCCCTTGAATTTGAAGAGAACCATCTTCCAAACGATCCACCAAATCTCCATTTTGAGCGAGCGACTCCGGGTAAGAAATCGAAACCGTACCATCGCTATCAAACTTGTACTTATACTGGATGGCCATTGACTTCGCGTTTTCCAACCAATCGTCTTCCATCTTCATCGAAACGGAAAAATCAATCACTTGCCAAGCCCCTTCTATGGAGTTCGAAGAAGTGCAAGAGGTAATCCAAAAAGAAGCGACAAAAAGAGCAATAAAGGCAGCCTTTCTCATGTATGATTGCTTTTCAAGTTTCGAATAGACAGGGCGAATTTACGTTAAGTAGGGACGATTTGGAAGCATAAACACTATGGATGTGAACGGCACTCGAGACAATATTTAACATTACTCACGGCCATTTTTAAGAAAAAACTGACCCTGTTCACAACTAAAATGAATAAAATTGCGTCATCATTTTGTTGCGTATGTTCACATTGAAAGACTTTCAGTACTGACATGCCTGCAAATTGTTACTCGTGAACGATCTTAAATTCTCTCTAATAATGTGGCTCTCAAGTAAGCTCTCTCTGTTCCTACCATTATTTGTCTTTACTATACTTTCTTCGTCTTCCAGCTTGGCTCAACAAGCCCCTGGAGGGGTTGGTCATCCCAAAATTTGGCATGCCCCGGAAAACGACACCACCTTGATTGCCAACCGCAAATCTTTTGATTTACATCAACTTGATGTACTTCTCCAAAACAACCCCGAGTTATTGGAGAACGCGGTTACCTATTTCTTTGTGCTACAACCTGCTTTTAGTCAAAGTACCGGAGCTGAGTTCATCCGATTCGGAAATGTTGCGATTTATGACGATAGAATAGAGTATGGACATTCCTCAGAAGCTTTGAATTTCTCCAATGGTGAAGCATTGATCATCTCAATCATCGCACCACGGACGGTGAGCTATGCGCGCCGGATTCCGATGAACGCAGAAATTATGGATTCCTCCCTTTTCTCCATTGCCGAAGTGATTGTTTACGACAAAAGACTAAATCGACCCAATATCCACCTTGTAAACAGCCACTTAGCACTCAAGTACAGCATTACGATAACTCAAAATTCTGAACGCAAGTACCGAGATTACACCCAAGCTGATTCAAGTTTGTATTGGAGTTCTGTGATTGATCGCATGTTTGACCAAAGGGTTATAGGTGTAGGAAGATCTCAAGATGAAAGATTCAATCAAACTCAAACAAGGACTAGTTACGGGGATTGGGTTCAGGTTTCTCTTGATACGGCGAAAAGCCAGGGAGAGATGCCAGCAGTAGCTGTGGATGAAGATGCGTTCTTGATATTCTCTGAAAGAGCTTCTACTACGGCTTCTTATTTCGAATGTCCCAATGCGCCCACATTAAATCATCCTCTTAAAAACTGGAAGTTCAGGTTATATGATTGGTCTTCAACCGCCACCTATTTACTGGTTCAAATACAAAAACCAAAAGGTCAAATTGAAGATTCATTGTACTTATATGACGGCTACCAATATTGGCATCTCCCCGTGCTGAACTTAGGAGATCGACTACAGTACACCATTTACTTCGACATGCTTCAAGAAGGAAGACACTACTTCTTTACGACTCCTCAATCCATGGACTGTGATCCACCTTATAGCGTAATCATATCTGGCAATACACTCGATGCTTCATACCTGGATGGGACTTGGACTTTAGAAACTCAATCCTTGAACACCGGCGTTGTTACAGCTTCGAAGGTCTCAGGCGCTTCCTACACGAAGAGCCTAGATGCTGGACAGCATATTGTCACGATTCGCAACAGTGAAGGTGAAGAAATTCTAACGAAGGTGGTTCTCGTCACGGATGAAAACGCTCCTGCGAACCGAACCGAGCCGTCGATCAAGGTTTACCCAAATCCAGTTCGTGCGACCCTACCTACTACGCTAGACGTAACGAATCTTTCAGACGCAATAACTGAAATTACAGTGTTGATTACCGACAATAATGGGCGTGTTCTCTCTTCTGAATCCATGACATATCAGAAAGGTCTCAACACTTCCCTTCACTTCCCTACCGTGGGATTGTACCATGTCACTCTTCTTCACGGCAATACTAGCTACACTCTCAAAGTAGTAGTTGGTCAATAATATTCTTTGTCAATCTTCTCAATTTCTCTCACATGAGAACGGATATCTTCTCCCGCCTGTCAGCCTTTATTTTGTGCTTTGCTCTGATCTCTAATGATGTCATCAGCGCCACACAAATTCTCTATGGTGGCATTCCTCCAAGAAGGGACTATGTTGCCCCTGTTCAAAAGGATTCCGATGACGAATCTAGTTCATCATCTGTTTCCCACAACCTTTCACAGCCCGTTCGTTCTGGTACGATTCGTTCTGAACGGTTCTTTGAGGAAGTAAAACCTTTGAGCATTACCGAATCGACTGTTTTGGTTGGAAAGAGTATGCGAGACCCAATGAGCAATCCTCGCGATGACTTCTTCTCTTTCGAAATAGATCCTGAAGACTATACGCACTACTCCCATGCCCGTATATCTTACAGTGTATTAGGAGTGTCAGATCCAAACTCCCTTCCAAAATCTATTAATGACAATCCAACTTTTGGAACTTTAGATATAGAAGCTGGAGACCAATGGAAGAAAACTGAGATGGTGATCTCATTGGAAGAGTTGGCACCTGGCAAAAACCTCATGCGCTTCGGACTTCCCATCGCTACTATGATGCAAGTGGAAGTGAAAGACTTTCAGGTTGCGTTATTCACATCGGAAGAATCTACAAATCCATTGAATTTTGTAGAAGAAACAGAAGTAGAAGACGACAATTTATTTAGCTATGAAGCAGGAGGAAGCGAATTGGTAAAAAGATACCAGCTTCGTGACATTCAGGTTCCTAGCATTCCGACCGACATTACTAACGTAACCCGCGGTGCATATGCATATCGATTCCGTTCCAGCGTAGGAATGGGTGGCGGTCTAGTTGGCATTGCCATTGACATGGACAAATTACCTGCGGGTAAAACTCCGAAAGATGTATCCACATTCTATTTTAACTACCAAAGTAGATCGTGGGTCCCTGTTTCTTCAGACAGTGTCCATGTAGACGAAGAGAACGGATATGTGATCAATTATGTTCCACTTCAACCGGGTTCTCAGTACTTCAATGGAGTGATTCAGACTCCAAACATGCCTGAATCATCGGCTAATTTGCAAACATCACTCGGTGGAATTCAACCGGCCAATCCTGGAACAGGAATTACAACCGTTGCAACACCTTCTATCTCAAGAACAGGTGAAGCCTCAACGTCATTCCCGATCAAACTACCTGCGGGTAGAAATGGAATGTCACCCTCCCTTGCAATTACATACAACAGTGACGCAGGAACCGGCTGGTTAGGCGTTGGTTGGAATATCGCAGTTCCGAAAATTAGCGTTGACACCCGATGGGGAGTGCCAACTTTCCCAGAAAGCTACCAAGAAGAGGTCTATTTATTCAATGGGGAACCTCTCTCTCAAGAAGGTGGACTTAAAGGAAATAGAGTAGACATAAGTGGAAATGAAACCGAAATTGCCGAGCGTTCTGCCCAAGCCATTGTTGAGTTTTTCCCTAGACGTAGATCCTCTTGGAGTAAGATTGAGAGACATGGCACTAGCCCAGATACTTACTATTGGATTGTAACCTCGGCAGATCAGACAAAATCTTATTATGGAACTCGAAATGCACTTTCGTCTGATAACAATTCAACTCTCTTTGACCCATCCGCTGCAGATCAAAACATCGTTGAATGGTACCTCACCAAAGTAATTGATAAATGGGGGAACACCATTGAATATTTTTATGATGATAATCCGCTAACTGGAACAGGTTACGCGGAGATCATTAGAAACTCTCAACAGAGGACACTGCGTAAAATTGTATATGCCGGTCACGAACCAAGTTCCCTTGCAGGTTCGTACGTTGTTTTCTTTAATAGCTCTTCTCCAAAAGCCGACGCAACCGTCAACTTGAGATATGGGTTTAAAGTATCCAATGCTCATCGCTTGGAATCTATCATCGTGCAACATGGGGGAGTTTCGCTTTCCACCCCAGGAGGTTCAGGCTCCACTAGGATTCGTAAATACGAACTCACCTATGAAAACTCGTCAGCCTCTGCCTTTAAAGATCAACTTACCTCAATCACTGAAAAAGTAGGTGCAACAGAAAGTGAATTTTACACCAACACCTTTAGCTACTTCCCTTCTGAGTACAGTTTCGAAGCTTCGCCTTACACCGTTTCATACCCAGGAAACACGTCGGCCATTGGGTCAACTACGTCCAAAGCTAACATTTTTGGAGGTGGCTTAGGTTATGGCTACCTCCCTAATTTTAGGACGAATAATGTAGGGCTTGACTTGTCATATCAATCTTCCAAAGAAACGGCTTATCGATCCTTTAAGGATGTTACTGGAGATGGACTTGTTGATTTAGTAATCAATGAATCTGATGTAGTGCGTTACTACCCCGGTTATATCGATGATGCAACAGGCCATTATCAAATCGACATGAGCAATGGCGCAGTGGATTTCGCTGGTTCAACGATTGATGAAAGCTACATTTCTAAAACGGTAGGAACTCAATCTGCACGTGTCGTATCCTTCGGATTAACTGAAAGTACAGCTGTTGTGGCTGGTTTGGCATCAAACTATTCCCTTACCAAAACGGATCGTTATTTCATGGACATGAATGCGGATGGCATTGCCGACTGGGTTGACAATGGCGACGTATATTTTGCCCGTTACGACCTCGGACAAAACCGAATGATATTTGAGACGAACAGCTTGAATACACCTAACCCTATTGTCAATTTAAATGATGGGGCTCCTAACCCTTCATTCGATCAAGGCCAAACTCAAGAAGTTGAAGTAGTTCGTATGTGGAGAGCACCCTTCGATGGTGTTGTAAACATTAGTTCAATTGCTCACCTGAATAATTTATCGGAGGACGATAATGTTTGGGTTCAAATAGACCATGACAAAGGAACAACTACAACGGTCATCAAGACTGAGACGCAATTAAACAAATTGTTCGGAACGTCTTGCAATGTCAATAATATTACGGTATCAAAAGGTGATTACCTCTATTTCCGAGTTCGCAATACGGGTAGTCCAAAGAATGATTTCGTGGAATGGAATCCAGAAATCGCCTACACTTCTGGCAGTTTAAAAGACGCAAACTACGTGAACTACGGGGTATTCACTCCGAATTCTGAATTCACCTTGTTCGGAAGTAGTGATATCGTCCTTCAGGATAATGAGGATGTAAATATCAATTGGAGTACCTGGAACGTAGGCCCATTCACCGATGATGTAGAATTCCTGATTCATGTGACAGAAGAAAGCTCTTCATCTGTTACTGTAGCCACCTATTCTCATACGCTTGCACACTCAACTTCTGCAACCATCACCCCTTCTGATTTTTCAGGCACCTCTACTTACTTTGACAACTTGCTTAATGCATCAACCCCCTATAGCATTCCTACTGGGTCGCAGCTAAGCATTAAAATGGAAGTGAAAGCAAGATCGAATGTAGACTGGAAATCTA contains these protein-coding regions:
- a CDS encoding DUF7670 domain-containing protein yields the protein MNSEVITNVIRFVARSMSLLYAAFIAFFLLSDVFGDGLGLMESDWKDILEFMIFPVAVTVGLLLGLKNELLGGIISTLAMIALWILRPDLLEATPFRILILPGLLYLWLALGEKRKAARA
- a CDS encoding LPXTG cell wall anchor domain-containing protein, giving the protein MTRLATLVMVLSLLLLSLPALAQPGNPSTPAPIGGLAILLAAAAGYGIYRKKKD
- a CDS encoding SIS domain-containing protein; its protein translation is MVQSRIQEIIEREVEAIRNIPIDGVIEDAIDIIYRQVHEKGGKVVVSGMGKAGQIGVNIATTLSSTGTPAIFLHPAESQHGDLGMVQPNDVMFLISNSGKTREIIEMEYLVKQLHPGIEIIGLTGSLDGDLAKFSDVLLYTGGPKEVCPLGLAPTTSTTVMTVVGDVLVVLLEERIGFTKEQYAKRHHSGYLGDLARKK
- the kdsA gene encoding 3-deoxy-8-phosphooctulonate synthase; its protein translation is MSFTLIAGPCAIENEETPRLIAKEVKAICDDLGIRYIFKGSYRKANRSRLDSFTGIGDEKALGILKSIGEEFGIDTITDIHESHEAELAAKYVDHLQIPAFLCRQTELLIAAGNTGKGVNIKKGQFLSPEAMSFPVEKVQSTGNKNVWVCERGVSFGYSDLIVDATSIHRLKSHGVPVIMDCTHSVQKPNKTEGVTGGDPSMIETIALSAAATGADGFFIETHPDPKTAKSDPHTMLQLDKLRGILEKTMAIRKALNL
- a CDS encoding KdsC family phosphatase, whose amino-acid sequence is MTTAENLKSNLEYFSGRDIDLSQISITAVLDLAAQLNIPAEDLLHCDLKKKEKAANIKMVIMDCDGVLTDGSMTFTANGDELKTFNAKDGMGIQQLHKNGIFTGILSAGVEPRPIEKRAEMLGMKKVYVGKRPKVEVLNEWLHELDILPENVAYIGDDISDLAVMEIVGFTACPADAVTKVREAVDIILPLKGGEGVVREWIDRYLL
- the gluQRS gene encoding tRNA glutamyl-Q(34) synthetase GluQRS, with translation MSLPRLRYAPSPTGHLHLGNFATALLTYLRAKSTQGAFLIRMEDVDEQRSKREFADGILRDLEWLGLTWDESPVFQSERYHLYEAAMEQLRGHTYPCFCSRNDLQSLASAPHGISSEGPDYPGFCRDLSPEEVLANSREKDPSIRFRIPHRSYSYTDLIRGEMEFVPGWGGDFIIRRSDGMWAYQLACTVDDLEMGITQVIRGADLIDSTPRQLALMDVLQGKAPEYAHTPLWMGSDGHRLSKRHGDISLRDYRESGFSAEQLIGWMAYYSGLTPSLQSISLPELLDVFRWENIRKSDVSVQVTFDRA
- a CDS encoding T9SS type A sorting domain-containing protein, with product MAQQAPGGVGHPKIWHAPENDTTLIANRKSFDLHQLDVLLQNNPELLENAVTYFFVLQPAFSQSTGAEFIRFGNVAIYDDRIEYGHSSEALNFSNGEALIISIIAPRTVSYARRIPMNAEIMDSSLFSIAEVIVYDKRLNRPNIHLVNSHLALKYSITITQNSERKYRDYTQADSSLYWSSVIDRMFDQRVIGVGRSQDERFNQTQTRTSYGDWVQVSLDTAKSQGEMPAVAVDEDAFLIFSERASTTASYFECPNAPTLNHPLKNWKFRLYDWSSTATYLLVQIQKPKGQIEDSLYLYDGYQYWHLPVLNLGDRLQYTIYFDMLQEGRHYFFTTPQSMDCDPPYSVIISGNTLDASYLDGTWTLETQSLNTGVVTASKVSGASYTKSLDAGQHIVTIRNSEGEEILTKVVLVTDENAPANRTEPSIKVYPNPVRATLPTTLDVTNLSDAITEITVLITDNNGRVLSSESMTYQKGLNTSLHFPTVGLYHVTLLHGNTSYTLKVVVGQ